The DNA region GCGTTGACGCCGAACGACACGCAATGCGCCAGCAGCGCGGCCCGGCTGGCTTCATCGAGAGCGGCGAGCCAGTCCCAGAGCGCGGCCTCGTCCTTCGGGAGGTCCGCCTTCCAGACTTCGTGCCGTTCGGCGACCGCCTTGGCCGACGGGCTGTCCTTGAGGTCCGTTGCCTGCGCTGGGAAGAAGACGTGCCGCACCGAGGCCTCCAGGCAGGTGCCGGCGGCGCTGTGCTGGAACGTATCGAGGCAGAGCTTGTGGAGGAGCGCCGTCATGGCGATCCGCGGGTTGTTAGCGACAGCGTCGCGCAGGGCCAGCGTCCGGTGCGCGGTCAGCTCCATGACCAGCCGCTCGGGTAGCGGCCTGACGACATCGTCCTCGTCCTCCTCGGGCTCGGCTTGGCCGCCAATAGTGATGACCGCGCGCTGCATGGAAAGCGAGGACGGTCCGTCACCGTCCGGCGCGTCGCGATCCGTTCCTGCAGTGCCTTCAGTCTCCACGACGGGCGCTTCGTCGTCGGGCCTGACATAACCGCGATCAATGGCGAGCCTGCCGTCCGTATCGATGCTGACGAACACGCCGGCGCGCGCGATATCGACCGGATCGTAGCTGACCGGGCGATTGGTGAGCGTGGCGAGCGCGGTCTCGATCTCGCCGAACCGCTCGTCTACCTCGTCAGGCAGCTCATCTGCGTTCTCGTACTCGGCCTGGAGCTTGGCGTATTCGGCATTCAGAGCGTCGATCGTCGACTGCTCATCGGCCGTCAGATCCACGGGCGTGCCGGCGAGCTCGCGCAGATGGTGGGTGTGACCATAGGGGAAGTCGACGGCCACCTCGATCCACTTCCAGCCTTCGGCCGCGATGGTCTGCGCCTCGTTTTTCAGCTTGTCGGCGACCAGGCCGTCGAGAAGGCCGATATTCTCGAGCCAGCCGCCATCGTCATGCTGGAAGAGATCACGCATGACGACGCCCCCGGCCGCCTCATAGGGTTCCAGGCCGACGAACAGCGCGCGTTTGTCGGAGGCGCGAACGGTGCGCTCCGTCAACATTCGACGGATCTGATAGGGTTCCTTGCTGTAGGACCGCTGGATCGCGTCCCAGATCTGCTCCTGACGAGCGGGATCGGCCGTCACGGTGAAGGCCATGAGTTGCTCGAGCGTCATGCCGTCCTCGGCATAGAGGTCGAGGAGTTGTTCCGAGACGGCGGCGAGGCGCAGCCGCTGCTTGACGACGTTCACCCCCACGAAGAACGTTGCGGCGATCTCCTCTTCGGACTGACCCTTCTCGCGCAGAGCTTGGAAGGCACGGAACTGGTCGAGCGGATGGAGCGGCGCGCGCTGGACGTTCTCGGCGAGCGAATCCTCCTCGGCGATCCCGCCTTCGCGGACGACGCAAGGAACAGCCGCGGTCTTGGCCAGGCGCTTCTGCTTGACCAGTAATTCTAGCGCCCGATAGCGGCGGCCACCCGCCGGAACCTCGAACATCCCGCTCTCGGCACCCTCCCCGTCCACGATCGGACGGACGCTCAGGCTCTGCAGGAGCGTGCGCCGGGCGATGTCCTCGGCAAGCTCTTCGATCGAGACGCCGGCCTTCACACGCCGGACATTCGCCTGGGACAGCACCAGCTTGTTGAAAGGGATGTCGCGCGAGGAGCTCAAGCGTATCTTCTGGATGGCGGTAGCCATGTCGGTTTCTCCGTGATGGGCCGGCCGAGGCCTCTCCCTCGACCTCCGAACCCGTCACAAGACACCCCGCCTTCCTCTCACTCTCGTGGCTCACCCACAGGATGAAGGTTCCACACCTCCGCGCCCGCATCCCTGTAGGACGCAGCGACGACAGCGAGCGGCGCATAGGAGAAGGCATGATAGGGTGGTGGGCTCGCAGCCTCGCCGACAGCGATCATCGGTCCGTTGACCGCGAGGCGCGCCACCGCCCCGAATTCCACCATGCGGCTGTCGATGACGGGCAGGCCGGCGGCAATGCAGGCCGCCTTGATCGTCTCGCAGTCGTAGCCGCTGAGCGCGGCCCCGCGTGCGAAACGCAGCGAGAAGCCGCCGCGACCGATCATGAGGTGCCCTCCATCGGTCGCAAGCGCTGGGGCGATATAGTCGTCGTGCATCGAATTCTCGGAGCGGTCCTTTCGCATCACGCCACCTCCCGCATATCGGTCGGCTGAGGCTGTTCGGCGGCCTCCGCGGGCATTGACTGGAAAGCGAGCAGGTAGTCCGCGGCCTTGGACGCTGCGCTGGCGGCGCGGACGATGGCGCGATCGTCTTCGCGGAGCACATCCAGCCAGGAGCCGATGTAGTCGGCGTGGCGCACGGTCGGGACGATGCCGAGAGAAGCGCAGACGAAGGCGCAGGTCATCTCGGCGATCAATTCCTCGAACGCGTACTTCTTCGACCCGAAGGATCCGGTGAGGTCGCGGTCGAGGCGAGAAGGATGCCCGCTGGCGTGGCCGACCTCATGCAGCGCGGTTCGGTGCCAGTTGATAGGCTCAATATAGGCCTGTGGCGGTGGGACTTGTACGAAATCGCGCTTGGAATCGTAGAACGCCCTGTCTCCACCGATCCGGAAATCCACGCCGGTGGCCCGGATCAGCGCTTCGGCTTGAGGCAGTATGAGGTTGGTCTCGACCGGAGGCGCGACCGCAGTGATTCCCTCGGGCAGACCCTCGCATTGTGCTGTGTTGAAGACGGTAAAGCGCTTCAGGAACGGGATCGCCTGCGCTTCCTCGCCGGTCTCCGCAGCGCGTCGGCGTTCGTCCTCAGGCGTGAAGCGGTCGGCATAGACGACCGTCGTACCGCGCTCGCCCTTCCTGACATTGCCACCGAGGCCGAGGGCCTGGCGAAAAGTCAGCCAGCTCTGGCCGGTGAAGCCGCGCTCAATGACGGCGCCCCAGAGAAGCAGCACATTGATTCCCGAATAGCGACGATCGGTGGATGCATTCTTCGGCATGGCGAGCGGCGCTCTCGGGCACGCACCCCGCCTCCAACTCAGCGATGATCTTGTCGGTGATTTCCTGATAGAGGCTCGTCCGATCCTGGCCGGAACGAGCGTGAGCGGCTGAACGTGACATCGCGGATCTCCGCGACGGGCGCCGCGAGCCTCTCTCGCGACCCTCAACCCGTCACGGCAAAACCCGGCCGGACTCTGACTCTCACCGAGCCTCTCGGAAGGGGCCGTCGCTGGCCACGGCCGCGTAGCCTTGCCACGTGCTCCGCGGGATGAATGGAAGCCCGAAGGAAAACCCGCTCACCAGAGGCTTCGGCAGAGCCGACAGCCCGACCCTGCCGCGCCTGCGCGGGGGGATGCCCCTGATACCTTGTTAAATGAATCGTCGAAGACCCTTGGCCGTGCGCGGCGCTTCGGGCTCCGTCAATGCGCCGCGACGGGCAGGCAGAATGACACAATAAGTTCCGTCGAAGAGTGAGACGGACAGCCCACGAGGCGCCGGATCGGTGCCTACGATAAGGAGAACAAAGCCATTCAGCGCATGCTCTGACCGGGCGAACAACTCGCCCATGCTTTGCATGTCCCGGGCTGAGGGCGTCGGAACCGCTTCCGGATGGGTGTGCCAGTCGCCGACGAAATGCAGTCCCCGTCGATGTCGCTCGGCAATCTCTTGCTGCTCGGCGCGCCGGTTCGGCTGATAGGTGAAGCGCGTGCGCCAATCGCCGCGGTGGGGTCCGGTGGCCTCTTCGACGGTGATGTCGGGCAAGGCGAAGCGCGGAAAAAGCTGGCCGCCGGCCTCACGCTGCCACCAACGAAGCTGTCTGTATTTCTGAAAATGCGCGACCACGCTTGGGCAGAAAATGAGCCGTTGCCCGGATATGCCGAGCGGATAGACGATCATGCGGCCAGCGCTTTCCGGCATCGTGGGCAGGAGGCCTCTGCCCACGGCACCGACAGGACGAATCCGCCCTCGCCTCGGTTCGCCGACAGCCTTCGCCACTCGGGCGTCCATTCGCCCCCGAGGCGCGCAAGGCGCGCTTCCGGGGCGACCCAGATGCGATGGATGGAGGAGCGATGCTCGCCCAAGACAGCATCAAGGGTGAGTTCGGCGACTAGGCTGTTGATGAAGCCGATCTCGACCGGCCCATAGGGTTGATACGCTGCAGAACAAGCTGGTTCCTGCCGCTCGGTTGGGCCGCCCGGCCAAGCGGTCGCCGTGAGATTGGGAAGGCCCGGGCCGTCGAAGCCGCAACGGAGGCACCCCTCCCCTTTGATCAGCACGGCATGACCGGCGCAGGCGTGCGGTTCCGTCCAGCCATAGACGATCGGGACAACACGGCCGGTCTCGGCGTACCAGGCATCGAGATGGCTGTCTGCCGCCCAGCTTCCTGTCGCGGAGACGATCAAGTCGCATTCGCGGAGGATTTCCGGGGTTGATCGGATAACCGCATCGAGCCTGGCGACACGATGCTCAATCATCATGTGGGGAAAGTCGGTTCGCAGCCGGTCGGCCAGTGCTTTCGATTTCGGCTGACCGACATACGGCGCGCCAAGGGGATGGCGGCCGAGATTGGCCCATTTCAGCGTATCGAAATCGATCAGGACAAGGCGCCCGGCGCCCGCTTGCGCCAGGGCAATCGCCAGCGGTGCACCAATCGAGCCGCACCCGGCGATAACGATCGTCGCGCCTCGGAGCCGCACCGCTCGCTCGTCCTGGTCACGGCCATGAATCCAGGCGGCGTCGGCGCGCGCCACCTCGGTGCGCAACACATTACCTCCACCAAAATAGCGCCTCATCAGAATCTCGCTTGGAACGAAGCCTGGGCGAAAGCCTTTCGTCAGCGGCTCGCGCGTGCCGCGCGGCTGTGCCTGCGGAGGTGAG from Rhizobiales bacterium GAS188 includes:
- a CDS encoding chromosome partitioning protein, ParB family produces the protein MATAIQKIRLSSSRDIPFNKLVLSQANVRRVKAGVSIEELAEDIARRTLLQSLSVRPIVDGEGAESGMFEVPAGGRRYRALELLVKQKRLAKTAAVPCVVREGGIAEEDSLAENVQRAPLHPLDQFRAFQALREKGQSEEEIAATFFVGVNVVKQRLRLAAVSEQLLDLYAEDGMTLEQLMAFTVTADPARQEQIWDAIQRSYSKEPYQIRRMLTERTVRASDKRALFVGLEPYEAAGGVVMRDLFQHDDGGWLENIGLLDGLVADKLKNEAQTIAAEGWKWIEVAVDFPYGHTHHLRELAGTPVDLTADEQSTIDALNAEYAKLQAEYENADELPDEVDERFGEIETALATLTNRPVSYDPVDIARAGVFVSIDTDGRLAIDRGYVRPDDEAPVVETEGTAGTDRDAPDGDGPSSLSMQRAVITIGGQAEPEEDEDDVVRPLPERLVMELTAHRTLALRDAVANNPRIAMTALLHKLCLDTFQHSAAGTCLEASVRHVFFPAQATDLKDSPSAKAVAERHEVWKADLPKDEAALWDWLAALDEASRAALLAHCVSFGVNALYEKGDRYGGPGASVHSVQRRLALANRLAQAVGLDMVEAGWRPTVDNYLGRVTKPRILEAVREAKGEQSAQLIDHLKKAEMAKEAERLLDGTGWLPEPLRLANVEAAHGAPSDDVEALPAFLASDGDKAEAVEAEEPGAHAIAAE
- a CDS encoding integrative and conjugative element protein, VC0181 family, which produces MIVYPLGISGQRLIFCPSVVAHFQKYRQLRWWQREAGGQLFPRFALPDITVEEATGPHRGDWRTRFTYQPNRRAEQQEIAERHRRGLHFVGDWHTHPEAVPTPSARDMQSMGELFARSEHALNGFVLLIVGTDPAPRGLSVSLFDGTYCVILPARRGALTEPEAPRTAKGLRRFI
- a CDS encoding E2 family protein B — encoded protein: MPEGPAAPIITGSDRFSTAAAKVEGWLHRLGGSPEPLSGLDRAGYPGRGFAAGWRLAIQFSDRRRRLDVLLPAGFPWMPPRIALVDRPPFLTWPHVERDGVLCLASGNLSVDADQPAEVVGHLLGLAAELIEMLIRGEGEADFRDEFLSYWSFAANKDGPPVVSLIEPAPPSREIRLWRGKGLYVVGDSDKAVKAWLANRFGTKLPVVKTAPAALLWMGEPPTPRGYPETALAFRTMAKHAGEEANSELERLMARQPAKMLSVLGFTTANGPALAGVIASPPQAQPRGTREPLTKGFRPGFVPSEILMRRYFGGGNVLRTEVARADAAWIHGRDQDERAVRLRGATIVIAGCGSIGAPLAIALAQAGAGRLVLIDFDTLKWANLGRHPLGAPYVGQPKSKALADRLRTDFPHMMIEHRVARLDAVIRSTPEILRECDLIVSATGSWAADSHLDAWYAETGRVVPIVYGWTEPHACAGHAVLIKGEGCLRCGFDGPGLPNLTATAWPGGPTERQEPACSAAYQPYGPVEIGFINSLVAELTLDAVLGEHRSSIHRIWVAPEARLARLGGEWTPEWRRLSANRGEGGFVLSVPWAEASCPRCRKALAA